Proteins from one Candidatus Margulisiibacteriota bacterium genomic window:
- a CDS encoding GIY-YIG nuclease family protein, with the protein MKYTTYVLQSLYNNKMYIGQTMNLEKRFILHNTGKVKSTKSYLPWRIIFSFAFDSRSMAMELEKKLKNLKSKDRLLAYIKKL; encoded by the coding sequence TTGAAATATACTACCTATGTGTTACAAAGCCTATATAACAATAAAATGTATATAGGTCAAACAATGAACTTAGAGAAAAGATTTATACTACATAATACTGGAAAAGTAAAATCTACTAAGTCTTATTTGCCTTGGAGAATTATATTCTCTTTTGCCTTTGACTCGAGATCAATGGCAATGGAACTTGAAAAAAAATTGAAAAATTTGAAAAGTAAAGATAGACTTCTTGCGTATATAAAGAAGCTATAA
- the arsB gene encoding ACR3 family arsenite efflux transporter → MSVFERYLSLWVILCMVVGVVIGKFLPAIPLLLSQFEYANVSIPIAVLIWLMIYPMMLKVDFTSIKDIGKNPKGLYITWVANWLIKPFTMYAIAYFFLFIVFKALIPAELAKDYLAGAILLGAAPCTAMVFVWSHLTKGNPAYTVVQVATNDIIILFAFTPIVAFLLGIGGITIPLDTLILSVVLFVVIPLFGGILTRIYVIRKYGINYFNNEFVTKFNKVTISGLLLTLIIIFSFQGEVIINNPLHIILIAIPLTIQTFLIFSIAYLFSRKLKLAHNIGAPAGMIGASNFFELSVAVALSLFGSSSPVVLATIVGVLVEVPVMLVLVRIANKSKYWYESAIN, encoded by the coding sequence ATGAGTGTCTTTGAACGATATTTATCTTTATGGGTTATATTATGCATGGTGGTTGGTGTAGTTATAGGTAAGTTTTTGCCAGCAATACCGTTACTTCTAAGTCAATTTGAATATGCCAATGTTTCCATCCCCATAGCTGTTCTTATTTGGCTGATGATTTACCCAATGATGCTTAAGGTTGATTTCACCAGTATAAAAGATATTGGTAAAAATCCTAAGGGTTTATACATAACATGGGTTGCAAATTGGCTGATTAAGCCTTTTACAATGTATGCCATTGCATATTTCTTTTTATTCATAGTTTTCAAGGCCTTAATCCCTGCAGAATTAGCCAAAGATTATTTGGCAGGGGCAATCTTGCTTGGTGCTGCTCCCTGTACAGCAATGGTATTTGTTTGGAGTCATTTAACTAAAGGTAATCCAGCATATACAGTAGTTCAAGTAGCTACTAATGACATTATCATTCTTTTTGCCTTTACCCCGATAGTTGCTTTTTTGCTTGGTATTGGGGGGATAACTATTCCTTTGGATACCCTTATTTTAAGTGTTGTTCTTTTTGTGGTAATTCCTTTATTCGGTGGTATTTTGACAAGGATATATGTTATTAGAAAGTATGGGATAAATTATTTTAATAATGAATTTGTAACTAAATTTAATAAAGTTACAATTAGTGGGTTATTGTTAACCTTGATTATTATTTTTTCTTTTCAAGGGGAGGTAATAATAAACAATCCATTACATATTATTTTGATTGCCATCCCTTTAACGATTCAAACTTTTCTAATTTTTTCCATTGCCTATTTGTTTAGCAGGAAACTTAAGTTAGCCCATAATATTGGAGCTCCTGCAGGAATGATAGGTGCGTCTAATTTTTTTGAACTATCAGTTGCAGTTGCCTTATCTTTGTTTGGTTCATCATCACCAGTAGTGCTAGCTACAATTGTTGGTGTTTTAGTGGAAGTACCAGTTATGCTTGTGTTAGTTAGAATTGCAAATAAGAGTAAGTATTGGTATGAATCTGCGATTAATTAA
- a CDS encoding arsenate reductase ArsC: protein MKKVLFVCIHNSARSQMAEAFVNKYGKGKIIAESAGLEPGKLNPIVVEVMQEIGIDISSNPTKSVFEFYKKGNLYTSVITVCDEASGEQCSIFPGITERLHWGFPDPSSFQGTHEEKIAATRKVRDEIEAKIKEWIKENI, encoded by the coding sequence ATGAAAAAAGTATTATTTGTTTGCATCCATAATTCAGCTAGGAGTCAAATGGCAGAGGCGTTCGTCAATAAGTATGGCAAGGGGAAGATTATTGCTGAAAGTGCTGGTCTTGAACCTGGAAAACTTAATCCAATAGTGGTTGAAGTTATGCAAGAAATTGGTATTGATATTTCAAGTAATCCTACCAAAAGTGTTTTTGAATTTTATAAGAAGGGAAATCTTTATACTTCTGTTATAACCGTCTGTGATGAAGCAAGTGGTGAACAATGTTCGATTTTTCCAGGAATTACTGAGCGGTTACATTGGGGGTTCCCAGACCCTTCTAGTTTTCAAGGTACCCATGAAGAAAAAATTGCAGCTACCCGTAAGGTTAGAGATGAGATTGAGGCAAAGATTAAAGAGTGGATTAAGGAGAATATTTAA
- a CDS encoding DUF134 domain-containing protein — MRPKKIRNLCCDITGERLFAPKCMEGEKIDYVHLTLDEFEAIRMCDRENMKQEDVAEIMNVHRTTVSRILTSAHQKIADALINLKEIRISGDCCTYKNKEEKK; from the coding sequence ATGAGACCAAAAAAAATTAGAAACCTATGTTGTGATATTACTGGAGAAAGGTTATTTGCTCCTAAGTGTATGGAAGGTGAGAAAATAGACTATGTTCATCTTACATTAGATGAGTTTGAGGCTATAAGAATGTGTGATAGGGAAAATATGAAACAGGAAGATGTGGCAGAAATAATGAATGTTCATCGAACCACAGTATCTCGTATTCTAACATCAGCACATCAGAAGATAGCTGATGCCTTAATAAATCTTAAGGAAATAAGAATCTCTGGTGATTGTTGTACATATAAAAATAAGGAGGAAAAAAAATGA
- the hgcB gene encoding mercury methylation ferredoxin HgcB → MKQVYLKNVSTLTLDSEKCTGCGMCTNVCPHNVFSIQDNTAVINDKDLCMECGACEKNCAFDAVHVKSGVGCAAGIIYGTLRGTEPTCNCSGGGCC, encoded by the coding sequence ATGAAACAAGTTTATCTTAAGAATGTCTCTACTTTAACCCTTGATTCTGAGAAGTGTACTGGTTGTGGAATGTGTACAAATGTTTGTCCACACAATGTATTTAGTATACAAGATAACACAGCTGTAATTAATGACAAAGATTTATGTATGGAATGTGGAGCTTGTGAGAAAAATTGTGCATTTGATGCTGTACATGTTAAGTCAGGGGTAGGGTGTGCGGCTGGTATTATATATGGAACGCTAAGAGGCACTGAACCTACTTGTAATTGTTCAGGTGGAGGTTGTTGTTAA
- the hgcA gene encoding mercury methylation corrinoid protein HgcA, which yields MWYYAHMSIMKTSSKLSLIDYIGNFNVRWGINRGSYRVNPGLYSLGTPSEESPVLVTANYKLSFDMLRKSLQGYSVWILVLDTKGINVWCAAGKGTFGTVELLHQIQSTDLNNVVSHRKLVLPQLGAIGIAAHEVKKISGFQVIYGPVKASDIPEFFENNFKVTKGMREVQFTLWDRLVLTPIELVHSIIPMFIISLVLSAIYGFSNLMSILFYLFIAVLAGAVITPALLPFIPSRSFSLKGALVGAILSLFTFLWITPSNILLFISLISMMTVISSFLAMNFTGSSTYTSLSGVKKEMSRAVPMQFGFLVMGVILFIINRFMGV from the coding sequence TTGTGGTATTATGCACATATGAGCATAATGAAAACATCAAGCAAGTTATCACTTATTGATTACATTGGTAATTTTAACGTGCGTTGGGGCATTAATCGTGGTAGTTATCGAGTTAATCCTGGACTATATTCTCTTGGGACACCGAGTGAGGAAAGTCCAGTTTTAGTCACAGCAAACTATAAGCTTAGCTTTGATATGCTTAGAAAATCATTACAAGGTTATTCTGTGTGGATACTAGTTCTTGATACAAAAGGAATAAATGTATGGTGTGCAGCAGGCAAGGGCACCTTTGGTACAGTAGAATTACTGCATCAAATACAGTCAACAGATTTGAATAACGTAGTATCTCATCGTAAACTCGTTCTTCCGCAACTTGGAGCAATAGGAATTGCTGCTCATGAAGTTAAGAAAATATCAGGATTTCAAGTTATTTATGGGCCAGTAAAAGCTTCTGATATACCTGAATTTTTTGAAAATAATTTTAAAGTAACTAAGGGGATGCGCGAGGTTCAATTTACTTTATGGGATAGGCTAGTCTTAACGCCTATCGAATTAGTGCATTCAATTATACCTATGTTTATTATTTCTCTAGTTTTGTCAGCTATTTATGGATTCTCAAACCTTATGTCTATCTTATTTTATCTTTTTATTGCTGTGTTAGCTGGGGCAGTAATAACTCCAGCACTTCTTCCATTTATTCCAAGTAGAAGTTTTTCTTTAAAGGGCGCACTAGTTGGAGCAATCCTTTCTTTGTTTACTTTTTTATGGATAACACCTTCGAATATCTTATTATTTATAAGTTTGATAAGTATGATGACCGTAATTTCATCTTTTTTAGCTATGAATTTTACAGGGTCATCAACCTATACATCTTTATCAGGAGTGAAAAAGGAGATGAGTAGAGCAGTCCCTATGCAGTTTGGTTTTTTAGTTATGGGTGTTATTCTTTTTATTATTAATAGATTTATGGGAGTGTAG
- a CDS encoding response regulator transcription factor, producing the protein MSYTILIADDDKEFREEFIYCFDEYTIVEAGTGQQTLDILNSPNEIDLIFLDVFLPDTTGIILLKTIRESYPEIAIVILTGSGSKDIVLDALRGEADDYLEKPLDIEKTQQLIKKLIETKIETMDVKNGKIEDKIQRVMNFAERNVNKMVNLEDVAKLVYMSPKYLSRVFKQYTGMNFSRYKINIKIKHSKKLLENKGLSVEQISDNLGYENSESFIRIFKKYTKMTPTQYRKSIECS; encoded by the coding sequence ATGTCGTATACTATTTTAATTGCAGATGATGATAAAGAGTTTCGTGAAGAGTTCATCTATTGCTTCGACGAATATACTATTGTTGAAGCTGGTACTGGACAACAAACGCTTGATATTTTGAATAGCCCAAATGAAATTGACTTGATTTTTCTAGATGTCTTTCTTCCAGACACAACAGGTATTATACTTTTAAAAACAATTAGAGAATCTTATCCCGAAATAGCAATAGTCATTCTTACCGGCTCAGGATCTAAAGACATAGTGCTTGATGCTTTAAGAGGTGAAGCTGATGATTATCTGGAAAAACCCCTTGATATAGAAAAAACCCAACAACTTATTAAAAAACTTATTGAAACCAAAATTGAAACAATGGATGTCAAAAACGGCAAAATAGAAGATAAAATTCAACGCGTTATGAATTTTGCTGAACGCAATGTAAACAAAATGGTCAACTTAGAGGATGTTGCTAAACTTGTCTACATGAGTCCAAAATATTTAAGTAGAGTTTTTAAACAATATACTGGCATGAACTTTAGTAGATATAAAATAAACATAAAAATCAAACATTCTAAAAAGCTACTAGAAAATAAAGGACTATCTGTTGAACAAATATCTGATAATCTTGGATATGAAAACTCAGAATCATTCATCCGTATATTTAAAAAATATACTAAAATGACACCAACTCAGTACAGGAAATCAATAGAATGCTCATGA
- a CDS encoding ATP-binding protein, with the protein MLMIITIISVIVATNVITWLVLSSQTNTKNIIDDKYNAQNLMSRDTMIVSQGIRLGEQQVELDDALRLSDLGSLAATVAHELRNPLGVIRTAIYNIRRKNKNPDILSHLDNIDKKIMESDRIINNLLNYARIKTPQFEQVDLLTLLKETIINAGKKYEKHSIQLTSNLDTIKKLFVEADPVQLQEIFGNVLDNAYQSIDSSTGIILINVTQKGAMLSIDIQDNGIGIEIEDLKAIFKPFFTKKSKGNGLGLTLCLELLHLHHGKIKVHSKPGNGSTFTITLPVSQNDK; encoded by the coding sequence ATGCTCATGATAATTACCATCATCTCCGTAATTGTTGCGACAAATGTTATTACTTGGTTAGTCTTGTCATCACAAACAAACACTAAAAATATAATAGATGACAAATATAATGCTCAAAACCTTATGAGTAGAGACACAATGATTGTAAGTCAAGGCATTCGGTTGGGAGAGCAACAAGTTGAATTAGATGATGCCCTTAGATTGTCAGACCTAGGAAGTCTTGCTGCAACAGTGGCTCACGAACTCAGAAACCCACTTGGCGTCATTCGTACAGCTATTTATAACATCCGAAGAAAAAACAAAAATCCCGACATATTAAGCCATTTGGATAATATCGATAAAAAAATCATGGAAAGCGATCGCATTATTAATAATTTATTGAACTACGCAAGAATAAAAACGCCTCAATTCGAACAAGTTGATTTATTAACTCTCTTAAAGGAAACAATAATTAATGCGGGAAAAAAATATGAAAAACATTCTATTCAATTAACTTCCAATCTTGATACTATAAAAAAACTGTTTGTCGAAGCTGATCCGGTTCAATTACAAGAAATATTTGGGAATGTCCTTGATAACGCTTATCAATCCATTGATTCATCCACTGGCATTATCCTAATAAATGTAACACAAAAAGGTGCGATGCTTTCAATAGATATTCAAGATAATGGTATTGGAATTGAGATAGAAGACTTAAAGGCTATCTTCAAACCCTTCTTCACTAAAAAGTCAAAAGGAAATGGGCTAGGGCTAACTCTATGTCTTGAACTGTTGCATTTACACCACGGAAAAATTAAAGTCCATAGTAAACCAGGAAATGGAAGCACCTTTACCATAACCTTACCTGTTTCTCAAAATGACAAATAA
- a CDS encoding response regulator gives MTNNTILIIDDDKELVEEITEILTFEGYQVLSAHTGDTGLVLFKSCQPRLVLLDMKLPGISGIKLISIFKSLQPNTPIIMISGRPVYSPLCKQDKIEHNLEEQRLKMVDLFMNKPFAVEHLISSIDRLFNKTP, from the coding sequence ATGACAAATAATACTATCCTTATTATTGATGATGACAAAGAACTTGTCGAAGAAATCACAGAGATTTTAACCTTCGAGGGATACCAAGTTCTCTCAGCACATACAGGCGATACTGGGCTAGTTTTGTTTAAGTCCTGCCAACCGCGTCTCGTTCTGTTAGACATGAAATTACCAGGAATTTCTGGAATCAAACTTATTTCAATATTCAAATCTTTGCAACCCAACACTCCAATTATTATGATTTCTGGTCGCCCTGTGTATTCGCCCCTCTGCAAACAAGATAAAATTGAGCACAATCTAGAAGAACAAAGGTTAAAAATGGTAGACCTATTCATGAATAAACCATTTGCCGTAGAGCATTTAATTTCTTCTATTGATCGACTATTTAACAAAACACCTTAA
- a CDS encoding polysaccharide biosynthesis/export family protein — protein sequence MKIISTFHKTTTVVLIISLMNLLCLPLFAVESESLKATKKIKPAIVHKPAIMKTITADNAILIVKGARMTPSASVIVLQGALMTTSGNIEILSSVEVTANPKLLDNNLLCPGDTLEIDIINNPELNTKQIITPEGSISIPQIGRIVVKDLTLTELDTFLLTELSRYYEKPIFSVFLTPRSIYVVQYDMSDQTSQVVEASNPSEATALMGGATNTLNYGDVVTVNIGRAPAFWEDNWYKLLTGVGIVIVGVWNK from the coding sequence ATGAAGATCATCTCAACTTTTCACAAAACAACAACAGTCGTACTAATAATTTCGCTGATGAATCTATTATGTCTTCCTCTTTTTGCCGTTGAGTCTGAATCCTTAAAAGCTACAAAAAAAATCAAGCCGGCAATTGTTCATAAGCCTGCAATTATGAAAACAATTACAGCAGACAATGCCATACTAATAGTAAAGGGAGCTCGAATGACTCCCAGTGCAAGTGTTATTGTGCTTCAAGGCGCACTCATGACAACTAGTGGAAACATAGAAATACTTTCTTCTGTTGAAGTAACAGCCAACCCCAAACTACTCGACAACAATTTACTTTGTCCTGGTGACACACTAGAAATAGATATTATAAATAATCCTGAGCTAAACACTAAACAAATAATTACCCCTGAAGGTAGCATTTCTATTCCGCAAATAGGTCGAATTGTAGTAAAAGATTTGACTCTAACTGAATTAGATACTTTTTTATTAACAGAATTATCTAGATACTATGAAAAACCTATTTTTTCAGTTTTTTTAACCCCAAGGTCAATTTACGTTGTTCAATACGACATGAGTGACCAAACATCTCAAGTAGTGGAAGCCAGCAACCCTAGCGAAGCAACTGCATTAATGGGGGGAGCTACAAACACGCTAAATTATGGTGATGTTGTCACAGTTAACATCGGCAGAGCACCGGCATTTTGGGAAGACAACTGGTACAAACTACTAACTGGAGTAGGAATAGTGATTGTAGGTGTATGGAACAAATAA